From the Blastopirellula marina genome, one window contains:
- a CDS encoding acetylxylan esterase, whose product MLRSISLAATLPFVIAMSSALPAQQDKVIYDEADVPGYFLQDPLLKGDGHDVKDAEDWEKVRRPEIFKLFEDMVYGKAPPAPEKIHFKVKESSDEAYDGKAKRRQVAIQLTDDPDGPVLNLLIYLPKTDQPVPTFLALNFYGNASINNDPAVFLPTSWLRDNKEKGVENHKATEKLRGSSSSRWPVEMILDKGYGLATAYYGDIDPDFDDGFENGIHPFFSGGAKPKPSEWGSIAAWAWGMSRALDYLQQDKEVDGSKVISMGHSRLGKTALWAGATDSRFAAVISNNSGCGGAALSKRAFGETVKRINTNFPHWFCDNFTQYNDWEKALPVDQHELIALIAPRPCLVCSAEEDRWADPRGEFLSAKHASPVYEFLGVEGLKADEMPAVDQPVLSRLGYVIRAGGHDVKPIDWQRYMEFADAHVRGK is encoded by the coding sequence ATGCTTCGATCTATTTCCCTGGCCGCTACTTTGCCGTTTGTAATTGCCATGAGTTCCGCCCTGCCTGCCCAGCAAGACAAAGTCATCTACGACGAAGCCGACGTACCGGGGTATTTTCTGCAAGATCCGCTTTTGAAAGGGGATGGTCACGACGTTAAAGATGCCGAGGATTGGGAGAAAGTCCGCCGTCCGGAAATCTTTAAACTGTTCGAGGACATGGTCTACGGTAAGGCACCACCTGCCCCCGAAAAGATCCACTTCAAAGTAAAGGAGTCGTCAGACGAAGCGTACGATGGCAAGGCGAAACGTCGCCAGGTTGCGATTCAATTGACGGACGATCCCGATGGGCCGGTCCTGAATCTGCTGATCTACTTGCCCAAAACCGATCAGCCAGTGCCGACGTTCTTGGCTCTCAACTTCTATGGAAATGCTTCCATCAACAACGATCCGGCCGTGTTTCTGCCGACCAGTTGGTTGCGGGATAATAAGGAGAAGGGGGTCGAAAACCATAAAGCCACCGAAAAGTTACGCGGTTCGAGCAGTTCTCGTTGGCCGGTCGAGATGATCCTGGATAAGGGTTACGGCTTGGCAACGGCCTACTACGGCGATATCGATCCCGACTTCGACGATGGTTTTGAAAACGGCATTCATCCTTTCTTCTCTGGTGGTGCCAAGCCAAAGCCAAGCGAATGGGGTAGCATCGCTGCTTGGGCCTGGGGAATGAGCCGTGCGCTGGACTACTTACAGCAGGACAAAGAGGTAGATGGCTCCAAGGTTATTTCCATGGGGCATTCCCGGTTAGGCAAGACGGCCCTCTGGGCAGGAGCGACCGATTCTCGATTCGCCGCCGTTATCTCGAACAATTCCGGCTGCGGCGGGGCGGCCCTCTCGAAGCGAGCTTTTGGCGAGACCGTCAAACGCATCAACACGAACTTCCCACATTGGTTCTGCGATAACTTCACCCAATACAACGACTGGGAAAAAGCTTTGCCGGTCGATCAGCACGAATTGATTGCCTTGATCGCTCCGCGGCCGTGCCTGGTGTGCAGTGCCGAAGAAGACCGCTGGGCCGATCCACGCGGCGAGTTTCTCTCGGCCAAGCATGCCAGTCCCGTTTACGAATTTCTGGGCGTTGAAGGGCTGAAGGCCGACGAGATGCCAGCGGTCGACCAGCCAGTCCTTAGCCGTTTGGGCTACGTGATCCGGGCTGGTGGGCACGACGTAAAGCCCATCGACTGGCAGCGTTACATGGAATTTGCCGACGCACATGTGCGGGGCAAGTAA
- a CDS encoding P-II family nitrogen regulator gives MKLIVAVIQPTKLDSVRTALAEMAVERLTVFDAEGYGRQRGQTATFRGIEYQTNLLRKVIVEIAVNDDFLEKTLTILENVSRTGQEGNIGDGKIFVLPIEQVVQIGGKEKGPSAV, from the coding sequence GTGAAACTGATTGTCGCCGTGATCCAACCGACCAAGCTGGACAGTGTTCGCACGGCCCTGGCTGAAATGGCCGTCGAGCGATTGACCGTCTTCGACGCCGAAGGGTACGGTCGGCAGCGTGGACAAACGGCGACGTTCCGCGGGATCGAGTACCAAACGAACCTGCTGCGGAAGGTGATCGTGGAAATTGCCGTGAACGACGACTTCCTCGAAAAGACGCTCACCATACTGGAGAACGTCTCGCGAACCGGTCAGGAAGGCAACATCGGCGACGGAAAGATCTTCGTCCTGCCGATCGAGCAGGTCGTGCAAATCGGCGGCAAAGAAAAAGGTCCTTCGGCGGTCTAA